Within Larus michahellis chromosome 22, bLarMic1.1, whole genome shotgun sequence, the genomic segment cgcaccgcccggccTTTGTctgcggccccgggggggggggcattacctcatcccgccccgccgccaatggccgccgccgccgccgcccccggccccgccgcccgccccgccccgccgggcctaTAAAGCCCCGCACCGAGCCCCGCGCTCCGCCGCGCCTCTTACATCGACCGCCTCAGCGTCGGGCTGTGAGACCGCCCCGGACCGACCGCCGccatggtgaggaggaggagggggggttGTGTGGTACGGGGGGGGTCCCGCCgttgtcccccgtcccccccccctgcccaggaTGGGGCCCTCGACCCCGGGGCTGAGCCCGCACCGGGTGTGGCTCCCGTTAAATCGGGCAAGGGGGGGTCGCCCGGGACACAGCCCCGAGCGTGGCTCCCGTTAAATGGGGCTGGCTGCGTCCCCCTGCTTTCCCGGGGACCAAGGCCCGAGCCCGCACCGGGCGTGGCTCCCGTTAAACGGGGCAGAATGGGACCCCCGGGACCGAGCCCTGAGCCCGCGTCAGGCGTGATGTCCGTCAAACCGGGCAGGATGGGTCCCCGGGCTGATCCCCGAGCCCGCATCGGGCGTGGCTCCCGTTAAACCGGGCGGGATGGATCCCCGGTGCTGAGCCCTGAGCCCGTACTGGGCGTGGCACCGGCTGGATGAggcaggatcgggccccccccccgggccaTTCCCGGTACGGAGAAGGGTTCCGCACTGGGCGTGGCTCCCGTTAAACCGGGCAGGGCAGAACCCCCCCTCCttgcccgcctcccccccccccccccgggagctgAGCCCTCAGCCTGCACTGGGTGTGGCCCCGGTTTAACGGGGCAGAACGGGTCCCCGGGggtggggcgggcagggcaggactgccccccaccccctcctcggTGCTGAGCACCCTGTCCTGCACCGGGGGACAAGGCAGGGCAGGATGAGCCCCCCCCAGTCCCGCACTGGGCGTGGCCCTGGTTCAAAGGGGACCTGAGTGGCCAGGATGAGCCCCTGGTGCTGAGCTCCCCCCgcactgggcagtgctgggtctCAATGGGGTGGAtggagcaggatgggacccccgGGGCTCCCCGTCTTGCCCTGGGTGTGATCTCAGTCCCTTGGGGCAGGATGAGCCCCCGGAGCTGTGCTCCCCATCCCACAACAGGCAGGGTCCCAGCTCCCTcggggcggggaggtgggggcaggATGGGACCATGGGAGCTGAGCACCCCCCCTGCAGCCCTCGGTGCCTGCCAGGACCCAGAACAATAGGGTGCGTgcgggcaggatcgggcccctgggctgagctggccccGTGCAGCCCTGGGGACTGGCCCTTCCCAGCTCGCTGCCAGCCCGTCCTGGGTGGGTGCCGCAGGCGGGGACACAGACACAAaggggggagcccgggggtgaCACGGCCGCATGTCCTGCCCCCGCAGCGCGAGTGCATCTCCATCCATGTGGGCCAAGCGGGCGTGCAGATCGGCAACGCCTGCTGGGAGCTGTACTGCCTGGAGCACGGCATCCAGCCCGACGGGCAGATGCCCAGCGACAAGACCATCGGCGGGGGGGACGACTCCTTCAACACCTTCTTCAGCGAGACGGGGGCCGGCAAGCACGTGCCGCGGGCCGTCTTTGTGGACCTGGAGCCCACGGTGATCGGTGAGcacggggagggggtgaggtgggtgGCGTGAACGGGATGCCGGGTGCTAACGTGCGCTCCCTCCCCGCAGACGAGGTGCGCACGGGGACGTACCGGCAGCTCTTCCACCCCGAGCAGCTGATCACGGGCAAGGAGGATGCGGCCAACAACTACGCCCGTGGGCACTACACCATCGGCAAGGAGATCATCGACCTGGTCCTCGACCGCATCCGCAAGCTGGTAGGGGCGGGAGGGGCTCGAGGGTGGTGAGCTGAGGACAAAGACTCTGTTCTCAGTCTCGCCCTCCCCTCTGGACTAGCCAGGCTGGGTTtagatttaatttattaattaatgttAATCCTGTTCTGCAGCGGCTGCCATTGGCCAGCCGCGGGACGCGGCGCCGCTGGGGTGTTGGAGCCACTCCACAGCGCCGTGGCCCCCAGGCACTGGCGGTGCTGAGCTGTGCAATTCCCTCTTTGTTCCTGCTTGGCTCTCATCGCAGCCGAGTCCAGCTGCGTGCAGCTGGGGACGGGCGTCCTGGTGACTGTGCAGCTCCAACAGGCCCATCCCAGAGCCGGgcggctctgctggggctggcactttgccctgctccctgctccccaaaccccatccccaAACCGGTCCCCGTTCCGCTGCCAAACAGGCGGCACCCAGCCCCCCTGCGAGGTGCTTCTGGCCACTCTCCCACCCAGGGGGCCAAGGGACTTCCCTGGGGGATTCGGCCATGACTCAGTGCCCAACAGATGGGGTGAGGGACATCCTGTCACCCATCCCGGTGgctcctgctcagctgctggaaatcCCCCAAATGTCCTTATGAGGCCACAGAGAGGAAGGAGCAACTTCTGCTGCCCAGATTAAACATGTCCCCCCCCATTGTCTCTCCTTCTTCCAGGCTGACCAGTGCACGGGGCTGCAGGGCTTCCTGGTCTTCCACAGCTTCGGGGGCGGCACCGGCTCTGGCTTCACCTCCCTGCTCATGGAGCGCCTCTCTGTCGACTATGGCAAGAAGTCCAAGCTGGAGTTCTCCATCTACCCGGCTCCACAGGTCTCCACGGCCGTGGTGGAGCCCTACAACTCCATCCTCACCACCCACACCACCCTGGAGCACTCCGACTGCGCCTTCATGGTGGACAACGAGGCCATCTACGACATCTGCCGCCGCAACCTGGACATCGAGAGGCCCACCTACACCAACCTCAATAGGTTGATAGGTCAGATCGTGTCCTCCATCACGGCCTCCCTGCGCTTCGATGGGGCCCTGAATGTTGACCTGACGGAGTTCCAGACCAACCTGGTGCCGTACCCCCGCATCCACTTCCCACTGGCCACCTACGCCCCCGTCATCTCGGCTGAGAAGGCTTACCACGAGCAGCTCTCGGTGGCCGAGATCACCAACGCCTGCTTCGAGCCGGCCAACCAGATGGTGAAGTGCGACCCGCGGCACGGCAAGTACATGGCGTGCTGCCTGCTGTACCGCGGGGACGTGGTGCCCAAGGATGTCAATGCCGCCATCGCCACCATCAAGACCAAGCGCACCATCCAGTTCGTGGACTGGTGCCCCACAGGTTTCAAGGTGGGCATCAACTACCAGCCGCCCACGGTGGTGCCCGGGGGGGACCTGGCCAAGGTGCAGCGCGCTGTGTGCATGCTGAGCAACACCACGGCCATCGCCGAGGCCTGGGCCCGCCTGGACCACAAGTTTGACCTGATGTATGCCAAGCGGGCGTTCGTGCACTGGTATGTgggggagggcatggaggaggggGAGTTCTCAGAGGCCCGGGAGGACATGGCTGCCCTGGAGAAGGATTACGAGGAGGTGGGGGTGGATTCagtggaaggggagggagaggaagaaggggaggaataCTAAACTCTCACAAGGGTGCTGCTCCTACAGGGAACATAACCTAGTTGAAGACCCCCCCGTGGGTCTGTAGCAGTGTGTGCGCCGCGGTCTGTCCTGTCCAATGGTCTGTGCTTCAATGGAAAAGTCTGTTATGGACCCACCCGTCCTCTCCTGTGGGtctaaataaaaagcattccCTGTCTTACCCCCTGGCTCTGTCTTTACTCTGTGCCGTCATGTCCCTCCTTGGGTTTGGTTGCTGTCCCCGACAGCCCCTGGCGTGACCCCGGGGTCCCTGGCTGCACCCAGGTCCTCGAGCAGGTGCCTGGGGTTGTGCTGAGCCCAGCACCCTACAGCCgccccagccctgtgctcccccaacctgtcctccctccccatcctgctgctgtgctgccccTGGGGTGGGCAATGTGCCCCCCTGCCACGATCTATgccccccctacacacacacacacactgtcccATGGCCCTGTaccgggggctggggggcagccttTTTTTTAGGACCAGGAGCCACATGAGCCCATGGGGGGGGATCTCCGAACCCCCTTTGCAGTCGGGGAGAAGCCTGGGAGGGTCTCTGCTGTGCTTAGGCAGTGGAGGGGCTGCGGAACCTCAATCCCCAGGGGGCTGAAAGTGGCCCCCTTCATCCTCCTGGGTGTCCAGGGATGGGTGTTGTTAACACTCCCACCCCCCATCATCTGGGTGTGTAGGGATGGGTGGGTgcttcacacacacccccaacctCCTGGTCATAGCGTGTCCTGAAGTCCCTCTGTTCCctgctgtggggaagagaaggggggcgggggggtcctggAAGCCCCGGTCAGCGGGAGTGGGAAatggggcagcagccccccagctctgcctgggcaTAGGGTAGCCaggccctgctgtccccatctgTCGTGTGTGTCCGTTCCCCCCATTGCTGCTGGCTGCGGTCAGGGATAAATAATGAAGGGGAAGTTGAACGCGGAGTGAAACTCGAGCGGATGCTGcggagggggtgggggacacgACACGATGGACGAccccccccctacacacacacacaccggggggctACCGTGCCAGCAACGCCAGCTCCcaccggggagggctgggaggggctgtgccgcggcccggcccggtcgCCACGTTGGCAGCGCTGGGAGCCCGGCTGGTGCCAGGCTCGGGCCGGCCGCCCCCGCTCCGAGAGCCCGGTGCGACCAGAGagagccgggggcggggcggggggggaaagagaaCTCGCCCGtcccgccgggagcggggggcggcggggcggccatGCGGCGGCGGCGCGAGGCAAATGGCGGGAGCCACGTCATCCGCTGCaatgcggcggcggcggcggcggcgggcgggggggggggcacgggacGGGACACCCGGCGAAAGGGCGGCTGGGTTGTCCGCAAAGCTCCGGGCAAAACGGGAAGGCGGATTATCGGGAGCAAATAGCTGCGGGGATTAGGTGGGGGctggtgctgccccccccccccccgcctccccctccctccgGCCTCACCGGCCCCCCCCGCGGCCTCGCAGCCGggcgccccgggggcgggggggggggggggggcagggtgggaCCCCAGGGCATCCCGCATTCGGTGGTCCacagggagcgggggggggcggcccgcctggctggggagggaggcatCATGCAGGCAGACGGGGGCGCGGCTAAAACAAAGCCCACTGCAGTGAGCGGGgtctgccccaccccccccccccgggagatCAAAGGGGGTCtacccaccacccccacccccggggcaAATAGAGCGGGGTGCGGCGGcacggtgccccccccccccgcatcgtGGCAGGATTCAGGGCTGCGGCGGCCACCCGCAGATAagccgaggggggggggggccgcgtggggcagatgggtcggggggggggtttgggggcggcTCTCCAGGGTGCAGATGGGCCGCaccgggggggaggcggggggggaggcggacGGTGGGGTCCGGCCGGAGAAGCCGATTAAcggccacggggaggggggggggggctccgggcgCGGCAGCACgtgccgcccccccgccccccatgtcGCAGTTTTCCTCTGCAGCGGAGCCGCACCGGGcggggggagaggcggcgggggggggcggaaacGGCCGTTCCCACCCCCTCACCGGCAAACGCAGTGATGGGGGGACTTACGACGGGGGGCGGGGGAGTGTGTGTGTCAGTGCCCCGCTCCCCACCGGGCGGGGGGTCCCTTCGCAagccccgggcgggcggcgcacCCCGCGGCGAGGGGGGGGGACCCCCCAAAgccccgcagcgcccgcccgcccggcagcTGGAGGGGGAGCTGGAGGCGGGTCGCGCCACGCGTCGCAGCCAATCCGCGGTGGAGAGCGCACGGATGGGCAGGCGCGACGGCCAAtgggagcgcggggcgggggcacACGGCCCACCCCCCCCGGCCGGTATATAGCGGGGCGCCCGGGGGTGGCGGTAGCCTGGTACTTGCGTCGATTCCTTGCTTGTCGGGACGAGTAACCGAGCCGCAGCCATGgtaaagcgggggggggggggattgcaAAATGTTGGGGAGGCACCGGGAAACAGGGGTGGGAGCGGATgaaggctggagctggggggagcgagggttggggctggggaggggaacgggcaggaggggagggggaaaggctgggagggggggagtaGAGACCCCTGGGACGGGGAGCGCGAACAGGGATTAGGGGGAGCGTACGGCAgagcagggactgggggggggtaATGGGGAGGGATAgaccgggggagggggggggagtgaGGGCGACAGGGCAGGGGCTAAaggaggatgggggggacagagtgggagctgggggggcagagaggggctgggggggccgaaCTTGCCGGGGGAAGCACCACTCGGGGGGGGCAGCACCTGGTCTCTGGTAGATTcccgcaccaccaccaccaccactaagGCGGGGGCGGGGCTGTCCCGCTTTTGGCGCCCAGCCCCGACCGTTACCCTTCCCGCGCGCGGGaaggcgcggggcgggggcaAACCCCCACCCGTTCGCAAGGGGCTCAGCCCCACCCCCTCGGCTCCACCCAAATCCAGCCCTGAACCCTCAACctcacacacctccccccccccgccgtggcgAGGGTAGAGGGTCCCTGCGGTCTGTCTGAcacaccttccccccccgccgcgTCCGACCCCCCTGGGGCTGATCCTGCTCCGTGGCTCCTCGCGGAACCCACATGGGCCATGTCCCacgccccccccaaaaataaaacccCCGGGTAGTGTCGTACCCCCCCCCCGGGTGGGAGGAATGCGCAGGAGCAGGTGGTGCGGTGCAGGGTGCGGCCGGGAATGTGCTGGAccccggggaaggggggtgggggggtggatggAGCAGAGagacccccccaccacccccacgccGGGGGTGACGCCATCGTCCCTCCCCGGTGGTTTCGGGTCGGCTGGTGCAGTCGcgtccccgccgctgccccctgcgcttcctcttcctcctcctgcggCGCAGCCTCGCCCTCCCCGTGCTGCGGGGCGGGAAAATGTCCTCCCCGCGCGCCATTTGGAGGCAGATGGAGGGCTGATGGTACCCCCGGTACCCCCAGCGCTGTGCCAGACGGTGGCTCTGCTCTGTCCCCAAAAATgtgtcacacacacagacacacccccacaccccccaatcCTGGGGCAAGCTCGGCTCCTGGGCTGCCCCCACCCTGCTCAGCCGGAGGTTTGGGGCACTGAGTCGACAGTGGCTGGACTGAGCCTGGCCACAACCAGTGTTAGGGtgggggctgctcccagcctgacaaccccccaccccgccccacccctctgtgtcccccgCAGCGCGAGTGCATCTCCATCCATGTGGGCCAAGCGGGCGTGCAGATCGGCAACGCCTGCTGGGAGCTGTACTGCCTGGAGCACGGCATCCAGCCCGACGGGCAGATGCCCAGCGACAAGACCATCGGCGGGGGGGACGACTCCTTCAACACCTTCTTCAGCGAGACGGGGGCCGGCAAGCACGTGCCGCGGGCCGTCTTTGTGGACCTGGAGCCCACGGTGATCGGTGAGcgcggggagggggtgaggtgggtgGCGTGAACGGGATGCCGGGTGCTAACGTGCGCTCCCTCCCCGCAGACGAGGTGCGCACGGGGACGTACCGGCAGCTCTTCCACCCCGAGCAGCTGATCACGGGCAAGGAGGATGCGGCCAACAACTATGCCCGTGGGCACTACACCATCGGCAAGGAGATCATCGACCTGGTCCTCGACCGCATCCGCAAGCTGGTGGGTCCAGGCCCTGGGTGGGGCTGGTACCACCGCAGCCAGTGGAGAAAGGGGAACCCTCTGGTGGGACCTGGGCAGTAATGAGGAGCCGGGCTGTGCCTCCAGGCGCGTTTTAGGGTTCTTGGCACCCTGCAGCAGgttggggctccctgtggggAGTGAGCGGGGATCAGGATCAGTCCCCTCCCCTGGGCTGAACTCCCTTCCTCAAAACCCTGCAAGCCCAGAATGTGCCCCCCGAGGGTGGAGAGTGCCTGGGGGGAGGCTGGCTCCTTTCTGCCCTTGGGAAAACCTTATTTCATCCGTTTTCTAGGGTCACGTGAGGTTTCTCCTAGATCTGGACTGTGATCCTTCTTGACTAGCTGCTTAAGAGCAGCTGTGCCAAGGGTTTAACTCTTGCTGGGGCAGCTGGTGTGGATTCCCTCTTCCCCTGATGCATGGGTCACGCTGCGTGCAGGCACTTGCAAGAGCTGGCTCCTGGGCAGGACGGAACCAAGTGTCCCCCAATCCCTGCGGGAAGGTGCCCCTTCCTCCGAGGGCTGGTTGTGGCGATGCACAGGGCGCTATGGCTGGAAACAGCTGGAGCACCTGGGCAgatgcctgtccctgcctgtgtcccTGAGACAAGAGTCCCCAAAGGCCTGAGATCTTGGGGTGAATATTTGCTGCCCTGGGCAAGTCGGTAGCAGCTTAATGTCAGAATTAATGACAGATCGgtcttgttttctcttcccttcttccagGCTGACCAGTGCACGGGGCTGCAGGGCTTCCTGGTCTTCCACAGCTTCGGGGGCGGCACCGGCTCTGGCTTCACCTCCCTGCTCATGGAGCGCCTCTCTGTCGACTATGGCAAGAAGTCCAAGCTGGAGTTCTCCATCTACCCGGCCCCACAGGTCTCCACGGCCGTGGTGGAGCCCTACAACTCCATCCTCACCACCCACACCACCCTGGAGCACTCCGACTGTGCCTTCATGGTGGACAACGAGGCCATCTACGACATCTGCCGCCGCAACCTGGACATCGAGAGGCCCACCTACACCAACCTCAACCGCCTCATCAGCCAGATCGTGTCCTCCATCACGGCCTCCCTGCGCTTCGATGGGGCCCTGAATGTCGACCTGACGGAGTTCCAGACCAACCTGGTGCCGTACCCCCGCATCCACTTCCCACTGGCCACCTACGCCCCCGTCATCTCGGCCGAGAAGGCTTACCACGAGCAGCTCTCGGTGGCCGAGATCACCAATGCCTGCTTCGAGCCGGCCAACCAGATGGTGAAGTGCGACCCGCGGCACGGCAAGTACATGGCGTGCTGCCTGCTGTACCGTGGGGACGTGGTGCCCAAGGATGTCAATGCCGCCATCGCCACCATCAAAACCAAGCGTAGCATCCAGTTCGTGGACTGGTGCCCCACAGGTTTCAAGGTGGGCATCAACTACCAGCCGCCCACGGTGGTGCCCGGGGGGGACCTGGCCAAGGTGCAGCGCGCTGTGTGCATGCTGAGCAACACCACGGCCATCGCTGAGGCCTGGGCCCGCCTGGACCACAAGTTTGACCTGATGTATGCCAAGCGGGCGTTCGTGCACTGGTACGTgggggagggcatggaggaggggGAGTTCTCAGAGGCCCGGGAGGACATGGCTGCCCTG encodes:
- the TUBA1A gene encoding tubulin alpha-1A chain produces the protein MRECISIHVGQAGVQIGNACWELYCLEHGIQPDGQMPSDKTIGGGDDSFNTFFSETGAGKHVPRAVFVDLEPTVIDEVRTGTYRQLFHPEQLITGKEDAANNYARGHYTIGKEIIDLVLDRIRKLADQCTGLQGFLVFHSFGGGTGSGFTSLLMERLSVDYGKKSKLEFSIYPAPQVSTAVVEPYNSILTTHTTLEHSDCAFMVDNEAIYDICRRNLDIERPTYTNLNRLIGQIVSSITASLRFDGALNVDLTEFQTNLVPYPRIHFPLATYAPVISAEKAYHEQLSVAEITNACFEPANQMVKCDPRHGKYMACCLLYRGDVVPKDVNAAIATIKTKRTIQFVDWCPTGFKVGINYQPPTVVPGGDLAKVQRAVCMLSNTTAIAEAWARLDHKFDLMYAKRAFVHWYVGEGMEEGEFSEAREDMAALEKDYEEVGVDSVEGEGEEEGEEY
- the TUBA1B gene encoding tubulin alpha-1B chain codes for the protein MRECISIHVGQAGVQIGNACWELYCLEHGIQPDGQMPSDKTIGGGDDSFNTFFSETGAGKHVPRAVFVDLEPTVIDEVRTGTYRQLFHPEQLITGKEDAANNYARGHYTIGKEIIDLVLDRIRKLADQCTGLQGFLVFHSFGGGTGSGFTSLLMERLSVDYGKKSKLEFSIYPAPQVSTAVVEPYNSILTTHTTLEHSDCAFMVDNEAIYDICRRNLDIERPTYTNLNRLISQIVSSITASLRFDGALNVDLTEFQTNLVPYPRIHFPLATYAPVISAEKAYHEQLSVAEITNACFEPANQMVKCDPRHGKYMACCLLYRGDVVPKDVNAAIATIKTKRSIQFVDWCPTGFKVGINYQPPTVVPGGDLAKVQRAVCMLSNTTAIAEAWARLDHKFDLMYAKRAFVHWYVGEGMEEGEFSEAREDMAALEKDYEEVGVDSVEGEGEEEGEEY